One window of Pseudobacteriovorax antillogorgiicola genomic DNA carries:
- the ccoG gene encoding cytochrome c oxidase accessory protein CcoG — protein MKDHEVINNDRLRAPTVDASGRRRWIYPERRQGRLIKIRRALAMVLMAIYIIAPFSTFQGRPLIRLDVLESKAYFVGLVFPFHDASYLVFILIGLALMLFLVTALYGRLWCGYACPQTVFVEWLIRPIEEFFEGPASRRMVRDKGPWSLEKTLRKTGKHITYIIVVAVISNAFLAFFVDYKILLHWIVSPPSENPWAFSFMVFLSAMLYFDLTWFREQFCSFICPYARFQAVMIDRHTPTISYDHKRGEPRSRRPGKGDCIDCKLCVRVCPTGIDIRDGLQMECIQCGRCADACDQIQTNLKRPIGLIRTASEAELEGTPGASWRMRPILYGLGLVITMSVIAIRLNLRDGLRYTVIRQPGTTYSEMEGSLWGNFFTIRIDNQTNASLPIKVKAPEGVTLICNVCQATIKPFSEQKGLLVVQVPQTFRADAVTLSFGDGETVKLPLIIPGNEKQ, from the coding sequence ATGAAGGATCATGAAGTCATCAATAACGATCGACTCCGTGCTCCAACCGTCGACGCCTCAGGGCGTCGACGATGGATCTACCCCGAACGACGGCAAGGTCGCCTGATTAAAATCAGGCGGGCTCTAGCTATGGTTCTGATGGCTATCTATATCATCGCCCCTTTTAGCACATTTCAAGGGCGCCCCCTGATCCGACTCGATGTCTTAGAGTCCAAAGCCTACTTTGTGGGCTTGGTTTTTCCATTTCACGACGCTAGCTACTTGGTTTTCATTCTAATTGGCTTGGCGTTGATGCTATTTCTCGTAACCGCCCTTTATGGGCGCCTTTGGTGCGGCTACGCCTGTCCACAAACGGTTTTCGTGGAGTGGTTGATCCGCCCTATCGAGGAATTCTTCGAAGGTCCAGCATCCCGTCGCATGGTCCGCGATAAAGGGCCCTGGAGCCTGGAGAAAACCCTCCGTAAAACAGGCAAGCATATCACCTATATCATCGTGGTGGCTGTAATATCCAATGCCTTCCTTGCCTTTTTCGTCGACTACAAGATTCTACTTCATTGGATTGTGAGTCCTCCAAGTGAAAACCCTTGGGCCTTTTCATTTATGGTTTTTTTAAGCGCTATGCTTTACTTCGACCTCACTTGGTTTCGAGAGCAGTTTTGCTCATTTATTTGCCCTTATGCGCGCTTTCAGGCCGTGATGATTGATCGTCATACGCCAACGATCTCCTACGATCATAAGCGAGGGGAACCTCGCAGCCGTCGGCCTGGAAAAGGTGACTGTATAGACTGCAAATTGTGTGTTCGAGTCTGCCCAACAGGTATCGATATCCGCGACGGTTTGCAGATGGAGTGCATTCAATGCGGCCGGTGCGCCGATGCCTGCGATCAGATTCAAACCAACCTGAAGCGACCGATCGGTTTGATCCGCACTGCGTCCGAAGCTGAACTCGAAGGGACTCCCGGCGCTTCATGGCGTATGCGCCCCATTTTGTACGGTCTAGGCCTAGTGATTACCATGAGTGTGATTGCCATTCGCCTCAACCTACGTGATGGGTTACGCTATACCGTCATCCGCCAACCTGGGACTACTTACAGCGAAATGGAGGGATCTCTCTGGGGAAATTTCTTCACAATTCGCATTGATAATCAGACTAATGCCTCACTACCCATTAAAGTCAAGGCTCCCGAAGGCGTGACCTTGATCTGCAATGTCTGTCAAGCCACTATAAAGCCATTTAGCGAGCAAAAAGGCTTGCTCGTGGTGCAAGTCCCCCAAACCTTTAGGGCTGATGCAGTGACCTTAAGTTTCGGGGATGGCGAAACAGTTAAGCTTCCCCTAATCATTCCAGGAAACGAAAAACAATAG
- a CDS encoding cbb3-type cytochrome c oxidase N-terminal domain-containing protein: MTKNEKDVERPYVVDGIKEYDNPLPSWWVALFWGTIAFAVVYLAYIHGMGGPTLEDELYADRDAYEATMEKQASAKSPAGEDLIAQLKSDAMIAEGKTHYVTNCAPCHGQNGEGLVGPNLTDVFWLHGGSPEDIIKVITDGVPAKGMIAWKTILGPKKIKETTAFILSLQGTNPANPKAPQGEKYEGS, from the coding sequence ATGACCAAGAACGAAAAAGATGTAGAGCGACCCTATGTGGTCGATGGAATCAAAGAATATGATAACCCTTTACCTTCGTGGTGGGTCGCCCTTTTCTGGGGAACCATTGCCTTCGCCGTTGTATATTTAGCATATATTCATGGCATGGGCGGCCCCACTTTGGAAGATGAGCTATATGCTGATCGCGACGCCTACGAGGCGACGATGGAAAAGCAGGCATCAGCGAAAAGCCCCGCTGGTGAGGATCTGATAGCTCAGCTAAAATCAGATGCAATGATCGCCGAGGGTAAGACCCACTATGTAACAAACTGCGCCCCTTGCCACGGGCAAAATGGAGAGGGCCTTGTAGGCCCCAATCTCACGGATGTCTTTTGGTTACATGGTGGTTCCCCAGAGGATATCATCAAGGTGATCACCGATGGGGTACCTGCCAAAGGCATGATTGCTTGGAAAACAATTTTGGGCCCGAAGAAGATCAAAGAGACGACGGCATTTATCTTATCTCTTCAGGGCACCAACCCAGCGAACCCCAAGGCACCGCAAGGGGAAAAGTATGAAGGATCATGA
- a CDS encoding cbb3-type cytochrome oxidase subunit 3: protein MKDLIKTTLQNGDFGAFQTLALVLFFLVMVGVIVWIHRPGSKDYYAEISKDALKGEDA from the coding sequence ATGAAAGACCTGATCAAAACAACACTGCAGAACGGTGATTTTGGGGCCTTCCAGACTTTGGCCCTAGTCCTGTTCTTTCTAGTCATGGTGGGTGTGATCGTTTGGATTCACCGCCCCGGAAGCAAGGACTATTATGCCGAGATTTCTAAAGACGCCTTGAAGGGAGAAGACGCATGA
- the ccoN gene encoding cytochrome-c oxidase, cbb3-type subunit I, whose amino-acid sequence MSQTTLNHEQIYDDRAARLFLWATLIWGIIGMTVGALAALQLAFWPANGGISYITFGRIRPIHTDAMIFAFAGNSIFAGMYYSLQRLCKRRLFSDMLTSIHFWGWQAIILATAVTLALGITQGKEYAEMEWPIDLAIAVVWVIMAVNVFGTIALRKVEHLYVAIWFYLASIITIAMLHIVNNLAIPVGMFKSYSLFAGVQDALVQWWYGHNAVGFLLTTPFLGIMYYFIPKAVDRPVYSYRLSILHFWALIFVYIWAGPHHLLYTSLPEWAQSVGMVFSLVLIAPSWGGMINGLLTMRSSWDKIREEPVLKFYVMALTFYGMATLEGPLLSIKSLNLLSHYTDWTIAHVHGGALGWVGGMVFGMVYWLAPKLWGTELYSKKLANTHFWVATIGLLLYVTSMWTAGITQGLMWMSTTEEGLLKYPNFLETVLALIPLYWIRLIGGSMYLAGAVLCLYNVFKTAQQGQAVDGKVEDTGDRHVKPRTLHERLEGKAFHLTAAAFIAVIIGGVVEFIPAFMMETKAPVSTVVTPYTPLELHGRDIYIREGCYNCHSQMVRTFQKEELRYGPHSEDYEFVYDHNFQWGSKRTGPDLHRVGGKYPDLWHYRHMLDPRSTSPGSIMPAYPWLIEDDADLELLSVKLDALRKLGVPYEKAVIANPMSSYEAQAKEIVDRLAADGVTVDERKEIVAMIAYLQKLGTERGKDERPDQNNTAER is encoded by the coding sequence TTGTCTCAGACCACGCTTAACCATGAACAGATCTACGATGATCGCGCCGCCCGGCTTTTCCTCTGGGCAACCCTAATCTGGGGGATCATCGGCATGACTGTGGGAGCGCTTGCCGCACTCCAATTGGCCTTCTGGCCCGCCAACGGTGGCATTAGTTACATCACCTTTGGTCGTATTCGCCCGATTCACACCGATGCAATGATCTTTGCTTTCGCCGGCAACTCGATCTTTGCCGGGATGTATTACTCATTGCAACGACTCTGCAAGCGTCGTCTTTTTTCGGACATGTTAACCAGCATCCACTTTTGGGGCTGGCAAGCCATCATCTTGGCAACAGCAGTAACTCTCGCCTTAGGTATCACCCAGGGCAAAGAGTATGCTGAAATGGAATGGCCTATCGACCTCGCTATCGCGGTCGTTTGGGTGATCATGGCAGTCAACGTGTTCGGTACCATTGCTCTACGCAAAGTCGAACACCTGTACGTTGCCATCTGGTTCTATCTAGCATCGATCATCACGATTGCTATGCTCCACATTGTCAATAACCTTGCTATTCCTGTCGGGATGTTCAAGAGCTACTCATTGTTCGCCGGTGTCCAGGATGCCTTGGTTCAGTGGTGGTATGGTCACAATGCAGTGGGTTTTCTTCTAACAACCCCATTCCTTGGCATCATGTACTACTTCATTCCTAAAGCTGTAGATCGTCCCGTTTATTCCTATCGACTATCTATCCTTCACTTCTGGGCCTTAATTTTCGTTTATATCTGGGCTGGTCCTCACCACTTGCTCTATACATCGTTACCAGAATGGGCGCAGTCTGTAGGAATGGTATTTAGTCTTGTGCTTATCGCACCATCATGGGGCGGTATGATCAATGGTCTCCTCACCATGCGAAGTTCTTGGGATAAGATTCGTGAGGAACCCGTTCTCAAGTTTTATGTCATGGCCCTCACATTCTACGGCATGGCAACCTTGGAAGGACCACTGTTATCAATCAAATCTCTAAACCTCCTTTCTCACTATACGGATTGGACCATCGCTCACGTTCATGGGGGAGCACTCGGATGGGTTGGCGGCATGGTTTTCGGTATGGTTTATTGGTTGGCGCCCAAACTTTGGGGCACCGAACTCTACAGCAAGAAACTCGCCAACACTCATTTTTGGGTAGCCACTATCGGCTTGCTTCTATATGTCACCTCCATGTGGACCGCAGGGATCACCCAGGGGTTGATGTGGATGTCAACCACTGAGGAAGGCCTTCTCAAATACCCCAACTTCCTTGAAACCGTCCTAGCTCTCATACCTCTTTATTGGATCCGTCTGATCGGTGGCAGCATGTATTTGGCTGGTGCTGTACTATGCCTCTACAATGTGTTTAAAACGGCTCAGCAAGGGCAGGCTGTTGATGGTAAGGTGGAAGATACTGGCGATCGACATGTGAAACCTCGCACCCTTCATGAGCGCTTGGAAGGCAAAGCCTTCCATCTTACAGCAGCTGCTTTTATTGCCGTCATCATCGGTGGTGTGGTGGAGTTCATCCCCGCATTCATGATGGAAACCAAAGCTCCTGTTTCTACTGTTGTGACTCCATACACTCCTTTGGAACTTCACGGTCGTGATATCTACATTCGCGAAGGCTGCTACAACTGCCATTCTCAGATGGTCAGAACCTTCCAGAAGGAAGAGCTGCGCTACGGTCCGCACTCTGAAGACTATGAATTTGTTTATGATCACAACTTTCAGTGGGGATCAAAGCGAACTGGCCCCGACCTTCATCGGGTCGGTGGTAAATATCCCGACTTATGGCACTATCGTCACATGCTCGATCCAAGATCAACCTCGCCGGGCTCTATCATGCCAGCCTACCCTTGGTTGATTGAAGATGACGCTGACCTTGAGCTTCTTTCAGTGAAACTCGATGCCTTACGAAAGTTGGGTGTTCCCTATGAAAAGGCCGTCATAGCAAATCCTATGTCGAGCTATGAAGCCCAGGCCAAAGAGATCGTCGATCGCTTGGCTGCCGATGGGGTCACTGTCGACGAGCGCAAAGAGATTGTCGCCATGATCGCTTACTTACAAAAACTAGGAACAGAAAGAGGTAAAGATGAAAGACCTGATCAAAACAACACTGCAGAACGGTGA
- the ccoS gene encoding cbb3-type cytochrome oxidase assembly protein CcoS — MEVLFILIAISFGLAFVGLGYFIWAVKTGQYEDLQTPAEEILFDDFKRED; from the coding sequence ATGGAAGTACTTTTTATTCTTATCGCCATAAGTTTCGGACTCGCATTTGTTGGTCTGGGATATTTTATATGGGCGGTTAAAACCGGCCAGTATGAAGATCTCCAAACACCAGCAGAAGAAATACTTTTTGATGATTTTAAGAGGGAGGATTAA
- a CDS encoding heavy metal translocating P-type ATPase, with the protein MMHVLVQEQSPSNQQVKCQHCDTLLSFGSTSDFCCHGCETAYNFIRKLHLDDYYRLLKEKNATPLLGKEARQYDFLDHRDFQESFSEPTSDDRRIAHLYLKNLECYACIWVCEKALKKTHPEVSISLNMAERKAQISFDPKTDTLSSIAGVLDQLGYPVAPDQNFHEDDKTPLIRMGLAFFCLMNIMLLSTIEYLGSDLEGSIFFHLFRYISMGLATLAIAVPGRSFYQNTIQAFKRKTLHLDFPISLALLTSFLYSSYNTMQGSGPVFFDSMVAIIFLLLLGRYIQSQVLKKHHRQMATETFQSKLVRILDSSDSNKFKDTHRLIKGDRIRVMPGDIVPVKGKLLSSEAHINLEFMTGEQNFLAKRKGETLASGSTNLDHPIDLECLEDGTQSDLYQIESGSERLLQQKGQTLVTSEKIARFLILFILIVASMVFIYHLPNWDIAISRTVTTLLIACPCAFGLGAPLIIARALQLGLQQQLLFRNQKGIELLPRIDTFFFDKTGTLTQTACRAELKHHDPAVASITSLAAVLQELKNYSSHHMIQSMSLWASQRSPSGAVISDFKETIGQGVSFTFEGSEVRIGRAEFCKAPSDLDCDFTFVSRDHEIWAQFDLEEALQLGAHELIEGLQKHKKQVHVLSGDREDRVSAINKSLAIESRAGQARLKPQDKMDTIDQNSSLSAMVGNGINDSLAMARSTLSIAVQDSSDQAKACSDILLLSPNLRAIYEGFKIAKACQKAFYRGFSFAITFNILGISLGATGYLSPVVAAILMPISSLTVIYLSTSWEAK; encoded by the coding sequence ATGATGCATGTGTTGGTCCAAGAACAGTCTCCTTCAAATCAGCAAGTCAAGTGTCAGCACTGTGATACCTTGCTGAGCTTTGGTTCAACAAGTGATTTCTGTTGCCACGGCTGTGAAACGGCATATAACTTCATCCGAAAGCTTCATCTCGACGATTATTATCGCCTTCTCAAAGAAAAAAATGCAACGCCCCTCCTTGGCAAAGAAGCGAGGCAGTATGACTTTCTCGATCACCGAGATTTTCAGGAAAGCTTTTCTGAGCCAACAAGTGACGATCGGCGCATCGCTCACCTATATCTCAAAAATTTAGAGTGTTATGCCTGTATCTGGGTCTGCGAGAAAGCTCTAAAAAAGACCCACCCAGAAGTCAGTATTAGTCTCAATATGGCCGAACGAAAAGCTCAGATCAGCTTCGACCCCAAGACAGACACCCTAAGCAGTATCGCTGGTGTCCTTGATCAATTAGGCTATCCGGTAGCACCAGACCAAAACTTTCATGAGGATGACAAGACCCCACTCATTCGCATGGGACTAGCTTTTTTCTGTCTCATGAATATCATGCTTCTCAGCACAATAGAATATTTAGGTAGCGACCTTGAGGGTAGCATCTTTTTTCATCTTTTCCGCTATATTTCCATGGGTCTTGCAACATTAGCCATCGCGGTCCCTGGTCGTAGCTTCTATCAAAATACGATCCAAGCCTTTAAGAGAAAGACGCTTCATCTGGACTTTCCGATTTCACTAGCATTGCTTACAAGCTTCCTATACTCAAGCTACAACACTATGCAGGGCTCGGGTCCGGTCTTCTTTGATTCGATGGTTGCGATTATCTTCCTTCTCCTTCTGGGACGATATATTCAATCCCAAGTGTTGAAAAAGCATCATCGCCAGATGGCGACAGAAACCTTTCAAAGCAAGCTAGTGCGCATCCTCGATTCAAGTGATAGCAACAAGTTCAAAGACACTCATCGCCTTATAAAAGGTGATCGCATCCGCGTCATGCCTGGTGATATTGTTCCAGTGAAGGGGAAACTTTTGAGCTCAGAGGCACACATTAACCTAGAGTTCATGACCGGTGAACAGAACTTTCTAGCCAAGCGTAAAGGCGAGACACTGGCTTCTGGCTCTACCAATCTCGACCACCCGATCGACCTAGAGTGTCTTGAAGATGGCACTCAATCCGACCTCTACCAGATTGAATCTGGTTCGGAGCGGTTGCTTCAACAAAAGGGGCAAACCCTGGTCACTTCTGAAAAGATTGCTCGTTTTCTAATTCTGTTTATCCTTATTGTCGCCAGCATGGTGTTTATATACCATCTTCCTAACTGGGATATAGCAATCAGCAGGACGGTTACAACCCTGCTCATAGCGTGCCCCTGTGCCTTTGGTTTGGGAGCCCCTTTGATTATTGCTAGAGCCCTACAGCTTGGCCTCCAGCAACAACTGCTATTCCGCAATCAAAAAGGGATCGAGCTGTTGCCCCGTATCGACACCTTTTTCTTTGATAAGACAGGCACACTCACCCAAACGGCCTGTCGTGCCGAACTCAAGCATCACGATCCTGCGGTGGCCAGTATCACAAGCCTAGCCGCTGTCCTTCAGGAGCTAAAAAACTACTCTTCTCACCATATGATTCAGAGTATGAGCCTATGGGCAAGTCAGCGAAGCCCTAGTGGAGCTGTGATTTCAGATTTCAAAGAAACGATTGGTCAAGGGGTTTCTTTCACATTTGAAGGTAGTGAAGTAAGAATCGGCCGTGCTGAATTTTGCAAGGCTCCCTCCGATCTAGATTGCGACTTCACGTTTGTGTCGAGAGATCATGAGATCTGGGCGCAATTTGATCTTGAAGAGGCGCTTCAGCTTGGTGCTCATGAGCTTATTGAAGGCCTCCAAAAACATAAGAAGCAGGTGCATGTCTTAAGCGGTGATCGAGAAGATCGCGTATCAGCGATCAACAAAAGCCTTGCCATCGAGTCGAGAGCGGGACAGGCCAGACTAAAACCACAGGACAAAATGGATACCATCGACCAAAATAGTTCCTTAAGCGCTATGGTAGGCAATGGTATCAACGACTCCTTAGCCATGGCTCGATCGACCCTTAGTATCGCAGTTCAGGACTCAAGCGATCAAGCCAAGGCCTGTAGCGATATCCTTCTTTTAAGCCCCAACTTGAGGGCCATTTATGAAGGATTTAAAATTGCGAAGGCTTGTCAGAAGGCTTTTTATCGCGGCTTTTCATTTGCTATCACATTCAACATCCTGGGTATTAGCCTTGGTGCAACAGGTTATCTCAGCCCTGTGGTTGCTGCCATCCTAATGCCCATCAGCTCATTGACTGTAATTTACCTTTCCACGTCTTGGGAGGCCAAGTAA
- a CDS encoding sulfite exporter TauE/SafE family protein translates to MDQHMHHHHHHSADILTNLDPLDLLGFGAIFSFSFAASLHCAFMCSPLVCAAMKDRAKLNRSGIWLYNLGRILSYSGAGLILGAGGQWLGGFRPQWGIWLSKILGTIIIIIALTKAWEIVFKKSLWRLNTKGATAWLGNRMSTVAMLPPSIRDLMLGLITVFLPCMTLTPALAAAAGTGSSVKGLLYMAAFALGTVPVMLGATYVPLVIYRKIPEKMARWLVVIFLLLAGIITIIRH, encoded by the coding sequence TTGGACCAACACATGCATCATCACCACCATCATTCCGCTGACATTTTAACAAATCTAGATCCACTTGATCTACTGGGCTTTGGAGCAATCTTCTCATTTAGTTTTGCAGCCTCGCTACATTGTGCCTTCATGTGCTCTCCCTTAGTGTGCGCTGCAATGAAAGATCGAGCCAAGCTCAATCGATCCGGGATCTGGCTCTATAACCTCGGTCGTATTCTATCCTATTCTGGTGCTGGATTAATCCTTGGTGCAGGTGGACAATGGCTCGGGGGCTTTCGACCCCAATGGGGCATTTGGCTATCGAAAATACTTGGTACAATCATCATTATCATTGCCCTCACCAAGGCTTGGGAGATCGTGTTTAAAAAATCACTGTGGCGACTCAATACCAAAGGAGCAACAGCTTGGCTGGGGAACCGCATGAGCACAGTCGCGATGCTTCCGCCATCGATTCGCGATTTGATGCTTGGACTCATCACGGTCTTCCTTCCTTGTATGACATTAACCCCTGCGCTTGCTGCTGCTGCCGGTACAGGTAGCTCAGTAAAAGGCCTGCTTTATATGGCTGCATTTGCGCTAGGGACCGTCCCTGTCATGCTTGGAGCAACTTATGTGCCATTGGTCATATACCGCAAAATTCCCGAAAAAATGGCGCGATGGCTTGTGGTGATTTTTCTATTACTTGCTGGAATTATCACGATTATTCGCCATTAG
- a CDS encoding AAA family ATPase, protein MPTFDSVLCRIVGQLESIEKARPKLISIDGCPGSGKTALAQALARACGAQVVKASHFLGTIAEDSSPEEQFAKLYHWDEIEEKILRPTTSGRPIAYTPRDSNTENSEKLLQLCLPSKDIILEGSFISKQEFSQYFDFKIYMNTPAEERLKNLKREGKDQLDRYQSLLSLENWYLETINPAKVCDFCCAHL, encoded by the coding sequence GTGCCGACATTCGATTCGGTTCTCTGCCGCATAGTGGGTCAGTTAGAAAGCATTGAAAAAGCCAGACCAAAGCTAATAAGTATTGATGGTTGCCCGGGTTCCGGCAAAACGGCATTAGCCCAGGCACTGGCCCGTGCTTGTGGAGCTCAAGTCGTCAAAGCCAGCCATTTCCTTGGTACGATCGCTGAGGATTCCAGTCCTGAGGAACAATTCGCCAAGCTATATCACTGGGACGAGATTGAGGAAAAGATCCTACGTCCCACAACCAGTGGCCGACCCATAGCCTACACCCCACGGGACAGCAATACAGAAAATAGCGAAAAATTACTCCAACTATGCCTTCCAAGTAAGGATATCATTCTGGAAGGCAGCTTTATTTCGAAGCAAGAATTCAGCCAGTACTTTGATTTCAAGATCTACATGAATACTCCGGCTGAGGAACGTTTGAAAAACCTAAAGCGTGAAGGTAAAGATCAACTAGATCGCTATCAAAGCCTACTAAGCCTTGAGAATTGGTATCTTGAAACCATCAACCCAGCGAAAGTCTGCGACTTCTGTTGCGCTCACCTTTAA
- a CDS encoding sigma-54-dependent transcriptional regulator — protein sequence MPKNPEQEIFQDSKVLIVDDEEILAWSIETELKAHGADVHAANSLRTAIEAFNRVNPDVAICDLRLPDGNGMELLKKWRHEKPDMPVILITAHGAVESAIDALRLGAFDYLQKPFDMKSLIASVKRASELSMLRQKVNRLTGFERPRDPFKIIGKSPAMMKVKEQLRRIANSKANTVLITGESGSGKELAARAVHDWSDRAAAPFVEINCASIPENLLESELFGYEKGAFTDARDRKLGLFEMAQNGTIFLDEIGEMPMKLQTKLLRALEYRRFKRLGGTKDIVFNARIVCATNRDLLDEIHEKQFRADLYYRLSALPVEIPPLRDRLEDVDDLVDFFVDKISKDLEIKSPEVGHAVKSMLKNHSWPGNIRELKNVLERALVFHSPDHLEVDHITLDTPRSQKPKPEPQVSQVPPTSHNGHGLHSTHSNGGSYYGDSNQSVAMSLSDETFHLPESGLNLEGLEKSLLIQALDKARNNQTKAAALLGISRHTFRYRLEKYGILNH from the coding sequence ATGCCTAAAAATCCAGAGCAAGAAATCTTTCAAGATAGCAAGGTTTTGATTGTTGACGATGAAGAGATTCTCGCGTGGTCCATTGAAACAGAGTTAAAGGCTCATGGCGCTGATGTTCATGCCGCAAACTCACTTCGAACGGCTATCGAAGCCTTCAATCGTGTCAATCCTGATGTTGCCATCTGCGACCTGCGCCTACCTGATGGTAACGGCATGGAGCTACTCAAAAAGTGGCGTCATGAGAAGCCTGATATGCCAGTGATCCTTATTACCGCACATGGCGCTGTGGAGTCAGCCATCGATGCCTTGCGTCTCGGTGCCTTCGACTATCTGCAAAAACCTTTTGATATGAAGAGCCTGATTGCATCAGTGAAACGAGCGTCGGAACTTTCCATGTTACGCCAAAAGGTGAATCGCCTCACGGGATTTGAGCGTCCCCGAGACCCATTTAAGATCATTGGTAAATCGCCAGCTATGATGAAAGTAAAAGAGCAGCTGAGGCGTATTGCAAACTCAAAAGCGAATACCGTTTTGATCACTGGAGAAAGCGGTAGTGGTAAGGAGCTAGCTGCTCGCGCTGTGCACGATTGGTCTGATCGCGCCGCCGCACCCTTCGTTGAAATAAACTGCGCAAGTATTCCAGAGAATCTCTTAGAAAGTGAGTTATTTGGCTACGAAAAAGGTGCCTTTACCGATGCCCGCGACCGCAAGCTAGGGCTTTTCGAAATGGCTCAAAACGGAACTATCTTCCTTGATGAGATTGGGGAGATGCCTATGAAGCTGCAAACTAAATTGCTCAGAGCCTTGGAATACCGTCGCTTCAAACGTCTCGGCGGCACCAAAGACATTGTGTTCAATGCAAGAATCGTTTGTGCTACCAACCGAGACCTCCTCGACGAAATTCACGAAAAGCAGTTTCGCGCCGATTTATATTATCGACTCAGTGCGCTACCTGTAGAAATACCCCCTCTTCGGGATCGACTGGAAGATGTCGATGATCTTGTCGACTTCTTTGTTGATAAAATCTCCAAAGACCTGGAGATAAAGTCTCCCGAAGTCGGTCATGCAGTAAAATCAATGCTAAAAAATCATAGCTGGCCTGGCAATATTCGGGAGCTAAAAAATGTTCTGGAAAGAGCTTTGGTGTTTCATAGCCCCGATCATCTTGAGGTGGATCACATCACACTCGACACTCCAAGATCTCAGAAGCCGAAACCAGAACCACAAGTCAGCCAGGTGCCTCCCACCTCTCACAATGGACATGGTTTACACAGTACCCATAGCAATGGTGGATCTTACTATGGTGATAGCAATCAAAGCGTCGCTATGAGCCTTAGCGATGAAACCTTCCATTTACCAGAGTCTGGACTCAACCTGGAAGGATTAGAGAAAAGTTTGCTCATCCAAGCTTTAGATAAAGCTCGAAATAATCAGACCAAGGCGGCAGCGCTGCTAGGTATCTCAAGGCATACCTTTCGCTATCGCCTAGAAAAATACGGGATTCTCAATCACTAG